In Streptomyces camelliae, the sequence TCTCGCTGGACCAGGCTCTGGGCGGTGTAGCACCCGCTCGGCCCCGAACCGACGACGGCGACACGCAGCACAGCGGAACTCCTCGGCGGAAGGAGGGTGTGCGGACGGCTCCAGCATGACACCGCCCCGCGCGTGGCGGCAGGGGCCGGCGGGGTGACGCGGCCGCGTGTTCCTTCGTATGGAGTGTGATCACGCGGCTACGTCGCGTATGTGCCAGGCGTGAGGGGAGTTGACCATCACCAGGGGCGTCAGCTGAGGTCCGTGCGCTCCTCCGTCGCGAAGAACCGGGACAGATCCCGTTCCCGAGCCCCGGAACCCGTCTCGCTCTCCGGCGGCACCCCCAGCGACCAGTCGAGCCCGTACCGCTGGAACAGCTCGGCCCGCAGCGCCGGAATCGGCATCGGCACCCCCGGGATCAGTGCCGCGTACACCGCCCCCATCAGCACGGCGCGCAGCATCGGGTAGTCCGCGGCGACGTTCTGGGAGCCGTAGCGGGCGACGGTGTCCCCGAGCAGTTCCCCGAGCCGCTGTTGCTCCGGACACTGCACGAAGCCCTCGCCCTGGAGCAGTCCGGCCATGTGCTGCCGCATCAGCACGGGATGGTCGCGGGCCAGGCCCAGGATCGCGTCGATGGCCCGGGCCAGCCGCTCCGGGCCGTCCTCGGTGCGCGGCTCGCGCTC encodes:
- a CDS encoding TetR/AcrR family transcriptional regulator; the encoded protein is MSPRSASVNEELRRRSRERLLQAAVELVGEHGFEATTLGDIADRAGSARGLVSYYFPGKRQLVQSAVHRLMHRTLEEALEREPRTEDGPERLARAIDAILGLARDHPVLMRQHMAGLLQGEGFVQCPEQQRLGELLGDTVARYGSQNVAADYPMLRAVLMGAVYAALIPGVPMPIPALRAELFQRYGLDWSLGVPPESETGSGARERDLSRFFATEERTDLS